A stretch of the Streptomyces venezuelae genome encodes the following:
- a CDS encoding WcaF family extracellular polysaccharide biosynthesis acetyltransferase, which produces MARDLPAFTLAGYDKGRGFLTQALWFAVMNTVFMAWFCPARLRVALLRAFGAKIGEGVFIRHKVRILWPWKLSIGDHSWIGEGAWLLNLEPVAIGSHVCISQEAMLCTGSHDHRAADFRYRNAPIVVEDGAWVAVRATVLAGVTVGRHAVAGAGAVVHRDLPELTLQTVDGGRRPVEEPK; this is translated from the coding sequence ATGGCACGTGATCTCCCGGCCTTCACGCTGGCCGGATACGACAAGGGGCGCGGGTTCCTGACGCAGGCGCTGTGGTTCGCCGTGATGAACACGGTGTTCATGGCCTGGTTCTGTCCGGCCCGGCTGCGGGTGGCCCTGCTGCGTGCCTTCGGCGCGAAGATCGGCGAGGGCGTGTTCATCCGCCACAAGGTCCGGATCCTGTGGCCGTGGAAGCTGAGCATCGGCGACCACAGCTGGATCGGCGAGGGCGCCTGGCTGCTGAACCTGGAGCCGGTGGCCATCGGTTCGCACGTGTGCATCTCGCAGGAGGCGATGCTCTGCACCGGCTCGCACGACCACCGGGCCGCCGACTTCCGGTACCGCAATGCGCCCATCGTGGTCGAGGACGGTGCCTGGGTGGCGGTACGGGCGACCGTGCTGGCCGGGGTGACGGTGGGCCGGCACGCGGTGGCCGGGGCCGGCGCCGTGGTGCACCGGGACCTGCCCGAGCTGACCCTGCAGACGGTGGACGGCGGGCGCCGCCCGGTGGAGGAGCCGAAGTGA
- a CDS encoding DUF4097 family beta strand repeat-containing protein codes for MPAFETTEAISAIVEIEVGSIRITASKRTDTLVEVLPGNPGHDGDVRAAEATKVSCSGNTLTVKGPKKSGLFGRTPTVEVSIELPTGSEVRAGTVVGDIDLVGAFADCRLKTAMGELRIDRATTVHLKNDHGGVHVEEITGDADITVSGRAEIGRIDGRAVLGNANGETILGTVAGDLRAKVSNGSITVGAAHAGVDARSSNGPIRIGEVVRGRVVLETAVGEVEVGIRRATAAWLDVHTDLGSVQNHLGCVDGPTATDETVEVRARSGYGDIVIHRA; via the coding sequence ATGCCTGCTTTCGAGACCACCGAAGCCATCAGCGCCATCGTCGAGATCGAGGTCGGATCGATCCGGATCACCGCGAGCAAGCGCACCGACACCCTCGTCGAGGTGCTGCCCGGCAACCCCGGGCACGACGGTGACGTACGGGCCGCCGAGGCGACCAAGGTCAGCTGCTCCGGCAACACCCTCACGGTCAAGGGCCCCAAGAAGAGCGGGCTGTTCGGCCGCACCCCCACCGTCGAGGTCAGCATCGAACTGCCCACCGGCTCCGAGGTCCGCGCCGGCACCGTGGTCGGGGACATCGACCTGGTCGGCGCCTTCGCCGACTGCCGGCTGAAGACCGCGATGGGCGAACTCCGGATCGACCGGGCCACCACCGTGCACCTCAAGAACGACCACGGCGGGGTCCACGTGGAGGAGATCACCGGCGACGCCGACATCACCGTCTCCGGCCGGGCCGAGATCGGCCGGATCGACGGCCGCGCCGTCCTCGGCAACGCCAACGGCGAGACGATCCTCGGCACGGTCGCGGGCGACCTGCGCGCGAAGGTATCCAACGGTTCGATCACCGTCGGCGCCGCACACGCCGGCGTGGACGCCCGCTCCTCCAACGGCCCCATCCGGATCGGCGAGGTGGTGCGCGGCCGGGTGGTGCTCGAGACCGCCGTCGGCGAGGTCGAGGTCGGCATCCGCCGGGCCACCGCCGCCTGGCTGGACGTCCACACCGACCTGGGCTCCGTCCAGAACCACCTCGGCTGCGTCGACGGTCCGACCGCCACCGACGAGACCGTCGAGGTGCGGGCCCGCAGCGGCTACGGCGACATCGTGATCCACCGCGCCTGA
- a CDS encoding lipopolysaccharide biosynthesis protein — protein MTETHRPAAIPAEDEPDLLRDQFRQLTRYRKLIGAGIGIGLLGGVYLGISTADTYVATADVVLRTPTDDPFNPSIAADKTVNIGSERQTALSSSIAAEAAKKLGLPDTGLGALRRGLQVTNPPQSMVLKFTYTAADPKEAARRANALTEAYLAKRQEALDVTRDKMVKSYKDQRDPVAKQLDDLTKDIARMPAGTARDAALSQKTDLQSKVGQFNGQISKLDALDMTPGRITTKATPPSSPDGPGLPMSLALGAAVGLALGLLAAWVRLVFDPAPRSDGDVSRALRAPVLGSLPRDKSAGGPLLAAGEEDPRLAEEFRSVAFRLAYDSRFADRRRLLVVAPRGSSEIAAAVAVNLAASFAETGKDVLLIEADLRTPVLASQLPTDAGGRPRWSQMPGGPGQQPGGHSESDWPDGRQLAVDAGESGSFDLIPGERVRNVARALTSQRASRLVSEADSPNSTVVVLAPPVLSYADALALVDRVDGVLVVCDPRAVHRTDLTRIRELISGAGGTVLGAVLHGPLPGEKRGNGRRRVPVPTAPAPAAGPTAAAARPLPPEQHIPGDGTDTVALRTVRTGQR, from the coding sequence GTGACCGAGACGCACCGCCCGGCGGCGATACCGGCCGAGGACGAACCCGATCTCCTCAGGGACCAGTTCCGGCAGCTCACCCGCTACCGCAAGCTCATCGGAGCGGGTATCGGCATCGGTCTGCTGGGCGGCGTCTACCTCGGCATATCCACCGCGGACACCTACGTGGCCACCGCCGACGTGGTGCTCCGCACCCCGACCGACGACCCGTTCAACCCGAGCATCGCCGCGGACAAGACGGTCAACATCGGTTCCGAACGGCAGACGGCGCTCTCCAGCTCCATCGCCGCGGAGGCGGCGAAGAAGCTGGGCCTGCCCGACACCGGCCTCGGCGCGCTGCGCCGCGGCCTGCAGGTGACCAACCCGCCGCAGTCCATGGTGCTGAAGTTCACCTACACCGCCGCGGACCCGAAGGAAGCGGCCCGGCGGGCCAACGCCCTGACCGAGGCGTACCTGGCGAAGCGCCAGGAAGCCCTCGACGTCACCCGCGACAAGATGGTCAAGAGCTACAAGGACCAGCGGGACCCGGTCGCCAAGCAGCTCGACGACCTCACCAAGGACATCGCCCGGATGCCGGCCGGCACGGCCCGGGACGCGGCGCTCTCCCAGAAGACCGACCTGCAGAGCAAGGTCGGTCAGTTCAACGGCCAGATCTCCAAGCTGGACGCCCTGGACATGACCCCCGGCCGGATCACCACCAAGGCCACCCCGCCGTCCTCGCCCGACGGCCCCGGCCTGCCCATGTCGCTGGCGCTCGGCGCGGCCGTGGGCCTGGCCCTGGGCCTCCTCGCCGCCTGGGTACGGCTGGTGTTCGACCCGGCCCCGCGCTCCGACGGTGACGTCTCGCGGGCCCTGCGGGCGCCCGTGCTGGGTTCCCTGCCGCGGGACAAGAGCGCCGGCGGACCGCTGCTGGCGGCCGGCGAGGAGGACCCGCGGCTGGCGGAGGAGTTCCGCTCGGTCGCCTTCCGGCTCGCCTACGACTCGCGGTTCGCCGACCGGCGCCGGCTGCTGGTGGTGGCCCCGCGCGGCAGCAGTGAGATCGCCGCCGCGGTGGCCGTGAACCTGGCCGCCTCCTTCGCGGAGACCGGCAAGGACGTCCTGCTGATCGAGGCGGACCTGCGTACGCCGGTACTGGCCAGCCAGCTGCCGACGGACGCGGGCGGCCGGCCCCGGTGGAGCCAGATGCCGGGCGGGCCCGGCCAGCAGCCGGGCGGACACAGCGAGTCCGACTGGCCGGACGGGCGGCAGCTCGCCGTGGACGCCGGCGAGTCCGGCTCCTTCGACCTGATCCCCGGCGAGCGGGTCCGCAACGTGGCCCGCGCACTGACCTCGCAGCGGGCCAGCCGGCTCGTCTCCGAGGCGGACTCCCCCAACTCGACGGTGGTCGTGCTCGCCCCGCCGGTGCTCTCGTACGCGGATGCGCTGGCGCTGGTCGACCGGGTCGACGGCGTCCTGGTGGTCTGCGACCCGCGGGCGGTGCACCGCACCGACCTGACCCGGATCCGCGAGCTGATCAGCGGGGCCGGCGGCACGGTGCTGGGTGCGGTGCTGCACGGGCCGCTGCCCGGTGAGAAGCGCGGCAACGGCCGCCGCCGAGTGCCCGTCCCGACCGCCCCGGCGCCGGCCGCCGGCCCCACCGCCGCCGCCGCGCGCCCGCTCCCGCCGGAGCAGCACATCCCTGGCGACGGCACGGACACGGTCGCGCTGCGGACGGTCCGCACCGGGCAGCGGTGA
- a CDS encoding glycosyltransferase, whose product MRVLHAVTLHSPRNAFGGPVRVALNLAAGLRARGHEARLLALGEEFDPWPTEVEGIPATLYPARRLLPLGFSGMTSPALLAAAGRLVREADLVHVHLARDLVTLPVALAALRAGRPLVLQTHGMVDPSGKALAKVLDALAVRRLLHRAGAVLYLTPHERNGLDAVAGSALGNTVRLVNGVPAQEERPALSGPPRILYSARLQSRKRPVDFVDAAPAVLAVHPDAEFVVAGPDEGELPAVRARIAALGLGDRFTVTGGLTGPEVLAELRRAGVYVLPSVDEPFPMSVLEALAVGVPSVVTRSNGLAKDIAAAGAGRVVEPGPEGVAAAVLELLAPEANRAASLAARKLAVDAFSMDAVLDTLLSVYEGIGLRPA is encoded by the coding sequence GTGAGAGTCCTGCACGCGGTCACCCTGCACTCCCCGCGCAATGCCTTCGGCGGCCCGGTCCGGGTGGCCCTGAACCTGGCCGCCGGACTGCGGGCCCGCGGTCACGAGGCCCGGCTGCTGGCCCTCGGCGAGGAGTTCGACCCCTGGCCCACCGAGGTCGAGGGGATTCCGGCGACGCTGTATCCGGCCCGCCGGCTGCTGCCGCTGGGCTTCAGCGGGATGACCTCGCCGGCCCTGCTGGCCGCGGCGGGCCGGCTGGTCCGGGAGGCGGACCTGGTCCACGTCCACCTGGCCCGCGATCTGGTGACCCTGCCGGTGGCGCTGGCGGCGCTGCGGGCCGGCCGGCCGCTGGTGCTGCAGACCCACGGCATGGTGGACCCGAGCGGCAAGGCCCTCGCCAAGGTGCTGGACGCCCTTGCGGTGCGGCGGCTGCTGCACCGGGCCGGGGCGGTGCTGTACCTCACCCCGCACGAGCGGAACGGGCTGGACGCGGTGGCCGGTTCCGCGCTGGGCAACACCGTACGGCTGGTGAACGGGGTCCCGGCCCAGGAGGAGCGGCCGGCCCTGTCCGGTCCGCCGCGGATCCTGTATTCGGCGCGTCTGCAGTCCCGCAAGCGGCCGGTGGACTTCGTGGACGCGGCGCCGGCGGTCCTCGCCGTGCACCCGGACGCGGAGTTCGTGGTGGCCGGGCCGGACGAGGGCGAACTTCCGGCGGTACGGGCCCGGATCGCGGCCCTGGGCCTCGGCGACCGGTTCACCGTCACCGGCGGTCTGACCGGCCCGGAGGTGCTGGCGGAGCTCCGGCGCGCCGGGGTCTACGTACTGCCCTCGGTGGACGAGCCGTTCCCGATGTCGGTCCTGGAGGCCCTGGCGGTGGGGGTGCCGTCGGTGGTGACCCGTTCCAACGGGCTGGCCAAGGACATCGCGGCGGCGGGTGCGGGGCGGGTGGTCGAACCGGGTCCGGAGGGGGTGGCCGCCGCGGTGCTGGAGCTGCTGGCGCCGGAGGCGAACCGGGCCGCGTCCCTGGCGGCCCGCAAGCTGGCCGTGGACGCCTTCTCCATGGACGCGGTCCTGGACACCCTGCTGTCGGTGTACGAGGGGATCGGGCTCAGGCCCGCTTAG
- a CDS encoding glycosyltransferase family 4 protein — translation MVSTNYAPEHAGIGPYATQIAEHWANSGHEAHVFTGMPHYPAWSLEPEYRGALRRTEQRAGVTVHRRAHTVPARQTAVKRALFEGSILLHGAVAPPRMPKPDAILAQMPSLAGGVLAARLAARWKVPYVPVVQDLMGAAAAQSGISGGDKAAAIAGRAEAYALKRATLVGVIHETFVDRVLAMGVDEKKIRLVPNWSHVPSPTKPRGETRRHLGWAPGQPVVLHSGNMGLKQGLEVLVGAARLDPDVRFVLMGDGSQRTALAEMSADVPNLDIIPPAADGEFPDILAAADVLAVTQHAAVLDMSVPSKLTSYFAAGRPVVASVAAAGGTAQEVARSGAGVLVPPEDPQALLKAVRSLAEDPEGADTLGAAGPRHVAAHLSREAGLARIDALMDEALGGTRP, via the coding sequence CTGGTTTCCACCAATTACGCTCCCGAGCACGCGGGAATCGGGCCGTACGCCACACAAATAGCTGAACACTGGGCGAATTCCGGTCATGAGGCCCATGTCTTCACCGGCATGCCGCACTACCCGGCGTGGTCGCTCGAGCCGGAGTACCGGGGGGCGCTCCGGCGCACGGAACAGCGCGCGGGGGTCACCGTGCACCGGCGCGCGCACACCGTCCCGGCCCGCCAGACCGCCGTGAAGCGGGCCCTGTTCGAGGGATCGATTCTGCTGCACGGTGCGGTGGCCCCGCCCCGCATGCCCAAGCCGGATGCGATCCTCGCGCAGATGCCGAGCCTGGCCGGCGGGGTGCTGGCGGCCCGGCTGGCCGCTCGCTGGAAGGTCCCCTACGTCCCGGTGGTCCAGGACCTCATGGGGGCCGCCGCCGCGCAGAGCGGGATCAGCGGGGGCGACAAGGCCGCGGCGATCGCCGGGCGGGCCGAGGCCTACGCGCTGAAGCGGGCCACCCTGGTCGGCGTGATCCACGAGACCTTCGTGGACCGGGTCCTCGCCATGGGCGTGGACGAGAAGAAGATCCGCCTCGTGCCCAACTGGTCCCATGTGCCCTCCCCCACCAAGCCGCGCGGCGAGACCCGCAGGCACCTGGGCTGGGCCCCGGGCCAACCGGTCGTCCTGCACTCCGGGAACATGGGTCTCAAGCAGGGCCTGGAGGTCCTGGTCGGGGCGGCCCGGCTGGATCCGGACGTGCGTTTTGTCCTGATGGGTGACGGCAGCCAGCGGACGGCCCTCGCCGAGATGTCCGCTGACGTACCGAATCTGGACATCATCCCCCCTGCCGCCGACGGCGAGTTCCCGGATATCCTCGCGGCGGCGGACGTGCTCGCGGTCACGCAGCACGCGGCTGTGCTGGACATGAGCGTGCCGTCGAAACTCACTTCCTACTTCGCGGCCGGCCGGCCCGTCGTCGCCTCCGTGGCGGCTGCGGGGGGCACCGCCCAGGAGGTGGCACGTTCGGGCGCCGGGGTGCTCGTACCGCCGGAGGACCCGCAGGCCCTGCTGAAGGCCGTACGGTCGCTGGCCGAGGACCCGGAGGGCGCGGACACGCTGGGCGCGGCCGGGCCCCGCCATGTGGCGGCGCACCTGAGCCGTGAGGCGGGCCTGGCCCGTATCGACGCACTGATGGACGAAGCACTTGGGGGAACCCGGCCGTGA